The nucleotide window CCTCCAGACAATCGTATCTCCCGGGGCGATGGTGATGCTGGCCGGAATGAAGGCAAAATCAATCATTCGCACTGTGTCGGTTTTGGCCCGGGCGGTTTGGGCGAACAAGAACACAGCCAGCAAGACAAAAACGGTTTTAACCCAACGCATACTTTCATTCCCTCCGTTGATTCGGGTTCAAGCGGACACGGAACTTCTTTTGCCGCGGGGCGCCGCCGCCGAAACGTTTGCACCCTTGGGACGACCTAAAGGGCCGTTTTTCTCCGGTTTTCCAAAATCCAAAGAGTGGCCGCGGCCAGACTGGACAGAAGAAAAGCGAGCCCCAGCCAGCCCAGCGAAGGCACCTTTGAAACGACGGTGACGCTGCCGGTCATGCCAATCCCTTGGTGGGGGGTGCAGACGTAGCTGAAGGTACCCTGCTGGTTGAACTGCAAGTTAAAGGTGCTGTTGAGCGGAACGCTGGCGTTCCAGGTCATCGGGCCGGTGGAGCGGGTGGAGGTGTGCATGATGCAGCACTGCTGGGTGGATTTCCAAACCACCGTATCCCCGGGGTTGACGGTGATGCTGGCCGGGACAAAGGCAAAGTCAATCATCCGCACGGTGTCGGTTTTGGCCCAGGCGCTTTGCACAAGCAAAAACAAGGCCGCTGCCGTCGCTGCTACCTTCAAAAAGCGCATAAATAGACCCTCCGCTGTTTAACGTTCAAAAAACAATAAACCCGAACCTTCCGGGATTACCCGCTTCTTCGGCCTCCCGGTGGGGACAGGACGACCGTTTTATGTTAACTGCCAAATCTTACGCAGGAAGATCGAATTTTGTTGGCGGTTTGCCAAAATTTTTTTAGGGTTGGCAATCCGGCCTGCTTTTCTTATTTTAAGTTTATGAAGGGTAAGGTCTTCGTCAAAAAGAAGCCGGGGGTTTTGGATCCGGAGGGGGCCACCATCCAGAAGGCGCTTTTGAATCTCGGCTACAAACAGGTCGCCGGCGTGCGCTCCGGGCGGGTTTTCGAAGTCGAGCTGGAGGCCAAAAGTCCCAAGGAGGCGGAGGAAAAACTGGTCGAAATGGCCCGCAAGCTCTTGGCCAACCCGGTCATCGAGGAATTCAGAGTGGAATTGGAAAACGGGGATAAACGGTGAAATTCGGCGTGGTCACCTTTCCCGGCTCCAACTGCGATTATGACTGCTACCACGTTGTGGCCGACGTTTTAAAGCAGCCGGTTGTTTATTTGTGGCACAAAGACCATTACCTGAACAATTGCGACGTCATCATCCTGCCCGGAGGGTTTTCGTATGGCGATTATTTGCGCACGGGGGCCATCGCCCGTTTTTCGCCGATTATGCGGGAGGTGGCGGATTTTGCGATGCGCGGCGGCATCGTAATCGGCATTTGCAACGGCTTCCAGATTCTGTGTGAAGCGGGGCTTTTGCCCGGGGCGCTTTTACGCAATCGTTCGCTGCGCTTCGTCCACCGCCCGGTTTATCTGCGGGTGGAGAAAAACGACACCGCTTTTACGAACGTCTATCAAAAAGGACAGGTTTTGAAAATGCCGACGGCCCATGGGGACGGCTGTTACTACAACACGCCGGAGGAAATCAAAAAACTGGAGGCGGGCGGGCAGATTCTGTTCCGCTACTGCGACCGGGAGGGAAAAGTCACGGAAGAAGCAAATCCGAACGGCTCCTTGAGCAACATCGCCGGCATCGTCAACTCCGCCGGCAACGTGATGGGTTTGATGCCCCATCCGGACCGGGCGGCGGAGGGGATTTTGGGGAGCGCCGACGGCGCGGGGGTTTTCTTTTCGATGGTGGCCCGCTTCGCCGGGATGGTGTTGGCGTAGGCGGGTGGAAACGATTAACGCAAACCCGGGAGGCAGATGAGAAAACCGCAGGCCTGGCTTTTGACGGTGGCTTTGCTTTTGGGGGCGATTTTGGGGGGGCTTTTGGGGGAAATCATCGGCTCCTTTTTGCCGGATGGCGCCGCCAAGACCCTTTTTTCCCGCTCGGTGGAAATCGGGTTCGATTCCACAACGCTCAATTTGTTCACCATCACCTTCACCATCGGGCTTTTAATCAAACTCAATTTCGTCTCACTTTTGATGGTGGTTTTGGTGCTGGTT belongs to Verrucomicrobiia bacterium and includes:
- a CDS encoding plastocyanin/azurin family copper-binding protein, which codes for MRFLKVAATAAALFLLVQSAWAKTDTVRMIDFAFVPASITVNPGDTVVWKSTQQCCIMHTSTRSTGPMTWNASVPLNSTFNLQFNQQGTFSYVCTPHQGIGMTGSVTVVSKVPSLGWLGLAFLLSSLAAATLWILENRRKTAL
- the purS gene encoding phosphoribosylformylglycinamidine synthase subunit PurS is translated as MKGKVFVKKKPGVLDPEGATIQKALLNLGYKQVAGVRSGRVFEVELEAKSPKEAEEKLVEMARKLLANPVIEEFRVELENGDKR
- the purQ gene encoding phosphoribosylformylglycinamidine synthase subunit PurQ, producing the protein MKFGVVTFPGSNCDYDCYHVVADVLKQPVVYLWHKDHYLNNCDVIILPGGFSYGDYLRTGAIARFSPIMREVADFAMRGGIVIGICNGFQILCEAGLLPGALLRNRSLRFVHRPVYLRVEKNDTAFTNVYQKGQVLKMPTAHGDGCYYNTPEEIKKLEAGGQILFRYCDREGKVTEEANPNGSLSNIAGIVNSAGNVMGLMPHPDRAAEGILGSADGAGVFFSMVARFAGMVLA
- a CDS encoding DUF4321 domain-containing protein gives rise to the protein MRKPQAWLLTVALLLGAILGGLLGEIIGSFLPDGAAKTLFSRSVEIGFDSTTLNLFTITFTIGLLIKLNFVSLLMVVLVLVYFRWWYL